In the genome of Fusarium fujikuroi IMI 58289 draft genome, chromosome FFUJ_chr02, one region contains:
- a CDS encoding related to transforming acidic coiled-coil containing protein 3, whose protein sequence is MRNALLILSGITTIATTYASPVASSTTPLITSPVATSILDPVAPPVFAAVTTPEDIHAVIREVSSLASDIYFTASNIGGGGVEVENIGNTYLRCRDMIEGVQQAFDKVGDRPQTPFSYENQKGICSIFDSFGIDQSKLITMLVRYLQSIARDGFIDHFGDCFNRLQPALSMFIEELTFYAPDCEFAMLRRKDQLEVGLSSALGRVLDYREGHAPDNIPLSLD, encoded by the exons ATGCGCAACGCCCTCCTCATTCTCAGTGGCATTACTACCATAGCCACAACATATGCTTCGCCAGTAGCTTCGTCAACGACCCCTCTAATCACTTCACCTGTCGCCACATCAATACTTGATCCAGTTGCGCCTCCCGTTTTCGCAGCTGTGACAACTCCTGAGGATATACACGCAGTCATTCGGGAGGTCAGCAGTTTAGCATCTGACATATATTTTACTGCTAGTAATATCGGAGGAGGTGGTGTAGAAGTCGAAAACATCGGG AATACATACCTCCGATGTCGAGATATGATTGAGGGGGTCCAGCAGGCGTTCGACAAGGTCGGCGATCGACCCCAAACCCCTTTCTCGTATGAGAATCAAAAGGGTATTTGCTCCATTTTCGACTCG TTCGGCATCGACCAATCAAAGCTCATTACAATGTTGGTGAGATATCTACAGAGTATAGCGAGGGACGGCTTTATCGACCACTTTGGGGATTGCTTCAATCGACTTCAACCTGCACTAAGCATGTTTATTGAGGAACTCACTTTCTATGCGCCTGACTGTGAGTTTGCGATGCTGAGGAGAAAGGACCAGCTTGAGGTTGGGCTGAGTAGTGCATTGGGAAGGGTGCTGGACTATCGGGAGGGACATGCCCCAGACAACATTCCTTTGTCGTTAGACTGA